In Scomber japonicus isolate fScoJap1 chromosome 7, fScoJap1.pri, whole genome shotgun sequence, one genomic interval encodes:
- the plekhb2 gene encoding pleckstrin homology domain-containing family B member 2 has product MAMVKSGWLHRQSTILRRWKRNWFDLWADGRLVFYNDQQCRDMEDDIHMRVDCINIRNSAACQDLNPPEGKMRDALLQIVCRDGRVISLCADSADDALAWTMALQDARINMMVTPPQISFAQEVTASAPPPYSEYAPPPQVYAPGPYGEYVAPAPHATQIVYSADGQPYAVAYPYQYQGGYPAAGVNHVVIRERQRDDGGDVALGMLAGAATGLALGSLFSVF; this is encoded by the exons ATGGCTATGGTGAAGAGTGGTTGGCTTCATCGACAAA GTACCATACTACGCCGTTGGAAAAGGAACTGGTTTGACTTGTGGGCTGATGGACGACTTGTGTTCTATAATGACCAACAATGCCGTGACATGGAGGATGATATCCACATGAGGGTCGACTGCATCAACATCCGCAATTCTGCTGCGTGTCAAG ACCTGAACCCTCCGGAGGGGAAGATGCGTGATGCCTTGCTGCAGATCGTGTGCAGAGATGGTCGGGTCATCAGTCTGTGTGCAGACAGTGCAGATGATGCTCT GGCATGGACCATGGCACTGCAGGATGCCAGAATTAATATG aTGGTCACTCCTCCTCAGATCAGCTTTGCACAGGAAGTGACTGCTTCCGCTCCTCCCCCCTACTCAGAATATGCTCCCCCACCTCAG GTTTATGCTCCAGGACCGTATGGAGAGTATGTTGCACCTGCCCCACATGCTACACAGATTGTATACTCAGCTGATGGCCAACCATACGCTGTTGCTTATCCTTATCAGTACCAAG GCGGGTACCCTGCTGCTGGAGTGAACCATGTCGTAATTCGGGAGCGCCAGCGTGACGACGGAGGAGATGTGGCTTTGGGCATGCTCGCTGGAGCGGCAACCGGTTTGGCACTCggctctctcttctctgtcttttag